From Ignavibacteriota bacterium, the proteins below share one genomic window:
- a CDS encoding ABC transporter permease — translation MKIRTGQPGRPPGHNVSVVRSFLADTGSLALFAVRFFRTVFQPPYEIREFLKQSYLIGNKSLALVGITGFIIGLVLTIQSRPTLAQFGAESWLPAMVAVSIVREIGPIITAVICAGKVGSGIGAELSSMRVTEQIDAMQVSGTDPFKYIVVTRVVAAMLMIPVLTVFSDAFAFYGSYLGVNIRGDVSFTLFFSQALTKLTFMDVFPAFIKTFFFGAAIGLIGCYKGYNANTGTEGVGRAANSAVVTASLAVFILDMVAVQITSIFM, via the coding sequence ATGAAGATCAGGACAGGTCAACCGGGACGACCGCCCGGGCACAACGTGTCGGTCGTCAGATCATTTCTTGCCGACACGGGATCCCTCGCGTTGTTCGCCGTGCGGTTCTTCAGGACCGTGTTTCAGCCACCGTATGAGATCAGGGAATTCCTGAAGCAATCGTATCTGATCGGCAACAAATCCCTGGCTCTGGTCGGCATCACGGGGTTCATCATAGGGCTCGTTCTGACCATCCAATCGCGGCCGACGCTGGCCCAGTTCGGGGCAGAGTCCTGGTTGCCGGCGATGGTAGCGGTATCGATCGTGCGGGAGATCGGCCCCATCATCACCGCGGTCATCTGCGCCGGCAAGGTCGGTTCCGGCATCGGTGCAGAACTCTCATCGATGCGTGTAACGGAGCAGATCGATGCCATGCAGGTCTCCGGTACGGATCCCTTCAAGTACATTGTCGTCACGCGGGTGGTGGCGGCCATGCTGATGATCCCGGTGTTGACGGTCTTTTCCGATGCCTTCGCATTCTACGGGTCGTACCTCGGAGTGAACATCCGTGGAGATGTCAGTTTCACGCTCTTCTTTTCCCAGGCCCTGACGAAGCTCACGTTCATGGATGTCTTTCCTGCGTTCATCAAGACCTTCTTCTTCGGGGCCGCCATCGGACTGATCGGGTGTTACAAGGGATACAACGCGAACACCGGAACGGAGGGGGTGGGACGGGCTGCGAACTCCGCGGTCGTCACCGCGTCGCTGGCAGTGTTCATTCTTGATATGGTCGCCGTCCAGATCACAAGCATTTTCATGTAA
- a CDS encoding YihY/virulence factor BrkB family protein — MTTRWFKDLWLLMRDAAIAWDDDDLVEQGAALAYYTVFALSPFLILMIVLSSVGFGQEASSGHLVDQIRGLIGVEGAQFVQTLITNAYRADSNVLATVVSTIMVLLGASAVFVQLRNSLNASWRVTHTPMGTIRGFIQTRLFAIAVILGIGFLLLVSLVFSAVLAAVSDYLGRNIAQLAGLVNVVEFLMSFVGVTVMFALMFKFIPDAIVNWSDVWVGAGVTSVLFALGKLVIGVYLGNGAIGSTFGAASSLVIIMLWAFYSAQIVLFGAEFTRLYATRFGSGIRPGANAVHVVAQVRATLP, encoded by the coding sequence ATGACAACCCGATGGTTCAAGGATCTCTGGCTGTTGATGAGGGATGCGGCGATAGCATGGGACGATGATGACCTGGTCGAACAGGGCGCCGCCCTGGCCTATTACACGGTCTTTGCTCTCTCGCCGTTCCTGATCCTGATGATCGTCCTGTCCAGTGTTGGCTTTGGTCAGGAAGCCTCGAGCGGACATCTGGTGGATCAGATCCGGGGGCTGATCGGGGTTGAGGGGGCGCAGTTCGTTCAGACCCTGATCACCAACGCGTACCGTGCGGATTCCAATGTCCTCGCAACGGTGGTCAGCACGATCATGGTCCTGCTCGGGGCTTCAGCGGTATTCGTGCAATTGCGGAATTCCCTGAACGCGAGCTGGCGAGTCACCCATACGCCCATGGGTACCATCCGGGGATTCATTCAGACCCGGCTTTTTGCCATTGCGGTCATACTCGGGATCGGGTTCCTCCTTCTGGTTTCCCTGGTATTCAGTGCCGTCCTGGCAGCAGTGAGCGACTATCTGGGCCGCAACATTGCCCAGCTCGCAGGCCTGGTCAACGTCGTTGAGTTCCTGATGTCGTTCGTTGGCGTGACGGTCATGTTCGCACTGATGTTCAAGTTCATCCCGGATGCGATCGTGAATTGGAGCGATGTCTGGGTTGGAGCAGGGGTCACGTCGGTCTTGTTCGCTCTCGGAAAGCTGGTGATAGGCGTGTATCTGGGGAATGGCGCCATAGGCTCCACATTCGGGGCGGCAAGTTCACTCGTCATCATCATGTTGTGGGCGTTCTATTCGGCGCAGATCGTGCTCTTCGGTGCTGAGTTCACCCGGCTCTACGCGACGCGGTTCGGATCGGGGATCCGGCCGGGCGCGAATGCCGTGCATGTTGTTGCTCAGGTTCGTGCGACCCTCCCCTAG
- a CDS encoding BamA/TamA family outer membrane protein, whose translation MHHLTSLPLSSAPGPARGNGTPGAVGPVFIGLVVLLFAVVSGCSTTGSLGRGEKLYTGADLHIEHEGELPDESDLRDQLKTVIAPRPNSKVLGLFRLKLWLYNVGILGESVGEPPVLLRTVEPDRVAAKMRTILENKGYFQARVTYEVLEEDRTGAVRYDLTIRPPYAINSVRVSGADSPVLAAIRASMVDTGLKTGQQYDLHALQQERVRIDSVLKDQGYYSFAPGFIMFQADSSVGERKVDLVLGLRARIPEAATRSYTINNISVYSGYGLNRDSSVIPVGDTTIVGGLRYIDLDKRFDPGVIVRSIFFVRGGLYARRDHDRTLTRLMNLGVFKYVDVRFVGVDTSLLDAQIYLTPLLMKSLRFELKGISKSNNVLGPVIESSFRNRNMFRGAELFKLSFEGGFEVPVGRAGAGGSSYELGSRAELEFPKFLMPFVPGDFSTRYVPKTHILLGVRMLHRLRYYQVFSLDASFGYAWNETLSKEHVFNPIAITLAHLTRATDQFNAMLVANPFLRRSIEDQFIIGQTYSFTYSDQLEGDRKNSLYFRGGIDLSGSLIHGVQSLFRRDKGTPESPYTIAGAAYAEYSRFDIDVRQYYNTNDRSSSIASRLIAGIGIAHGNSSALPYIRQFYIGGSNSVRAFDARSLGPGSYRLPDSLASRSFQDQAGDIKIEANVEYRFPIAGIVHGALFVDAGNIWKLRDDPARPGGTFAWSSFLDEIAVGTGVGIRCDLSFFILRFDLAFPLRVPSLVKSERWVIRKIDFGRASWRKENLVLSIAVGYPY comes from the coding sequence ATGCACCATCTGACATCATTACCATTGTCCTCCGCCCCGGGTCCGGCCCGGGGGAATGGAACACCCGGGGCTGTTGGACCCGTCTTCATTGGACTGGTCGTGCTTCTCTTCGCGGTAGTGTCAGGATGCAGCACAACGGGAAGCCTCGGCCGGGGTGAAAAGCTGTATACCGGCGCGGATCTGCACATCGAGCATGAGGGAGAGCTACCCGATGAGAGTGATCTCCGGGATCAGCTGAAGACGGTGATCGCACCGAGGCCGAACAGCAAGGTGCTGGGGCTCTTCCGGCTGAAACTATGGCTCTACAACGTCGGGATATTGGGAGAATCCGTGGGAGAGCCACCTGTGCTTCTCAGGACAGTGGAACCCGACAGGGTCGCGGCGAAAATGCGCACGATCCTGGAAAACAAAGGATACTTTCAGGCCCGGGTGACCTATGAAGTGCTGGAAGAGGATCGCACGGGAGCGGTGCGCTATGATCTTACCATTCGTCCCCCGTATGCGATCAACAGCGTCCGTGTCTCAGGAGCTGACTCGCCTGTGCTCGCCGCGATCAGGGCGTCGATGGTCGACACCGGGTTGAAGACCGGACAGCAGTACGATCTGCATGCGCTGCAACAGGAGCGCGTGCGCATCGACTCGGTATTGAAAGATCAAGGGTACTATTCGTTCGCCCCCGGTTTCATCATGTTCCAGGCCGACAGTTCCGTGGGCGAGCGCAAGGTGGATCTGGTGCTTGGCCTGAGGGCACGGATCCCGGAAGCGGCGACACGGTCGTATACCATCAACAACATCTCCGTCTATTCCGGGTACGGGCTCAATCGCGACAGCAGCGTGATCCCTGTGGGGGACACGACGATCGTGGGTGGTCTCAGGTATATCGACCTGGATAAGAGGTTCGATCCAGGAGTGATCGTCCGTTCCATCTTCTTTGTCAGGGGCGGGCTGTACGCACGGCGCGACCACGACCGTACCCTCACCAGGTTGATGAACCTCGGCGTGTTCAAGTACGTGGACGTCCGGTTCGTCGGGGTCGACACTTCACTGTTGGATGCACAGATCTATCTCACCCCGCTGTTGATGAAGTCGTTGCGTTTTGAATTGAAGGGGATCTCCAAGTCGAACAACGTTCTGGGGCCGGTCATTGAGTCCAGTTTCCGCAACCGGAACATGTTCCGTGGCGCTGAACTGTTCAAGCTCAGCTTCGAGGGTGGATTCGAAGTGCCGGTCGGAAGAGCAGGTGCGGGCGGCAGTTCCTACGAACTGGGATCGCGGGCCGAACTGGAATTCCCGAAATTCCTCATGCCATTTGTCCCCGGGGATTTCTCGACCAGGTATGTTCCCAAGACGCACATCCTCCTCGGGGTCCGCATGCTCCATCGACTCCGATATTATCAGGTGTTCTCTCTGGATGCCTCCTTCGGATATGCCTGGAATGAGACGCTCAGCAAGGAACATGTCTTCAACCCCATCGCGATCACGCTTGCCCATCTCACGCGGGCGACCGACCAATTCAATGCCATGCTGGTGGCAAACCCTTTCCTGCGGCGGAGCATCGAGGATCAATTCATCATCGGTCAGACGTACTCCTTCACGTACTCGGATCAATTGGAAGGCGACAGGAAGAACTCTCTGTATTTCCGGGGGGGGATCGATCTCTCCGGGAGTCTCATCCATGGGGTCCAGTCACTCTTCCGCAGGGATAAAGGAACGCCGGAGAGTCCCTATACGATCGCGGGTGCAGCATATGCCGAATACTCGAGATTCGATATCGATGTCCGGCAGTACTATAACACGAACGATAGGTCCTCGTCGATCGCCAGCAGATTGATCGCGGGCATCGGGATCGCGCATGGCAATTCCTCTGCCCTCCCGTATATCAGGCAATTCTACATCGGGGGGAGCAATAGCGTGCGCGCGTTCGATGCCCGGTCACTCGGTCCTGGTTCGTACCGGCTACCGGACAGCCTTGCGTCGCGGTCGTTCCAGGATCAGGCCGGCGATATCAAGATCGAAGCGAACGTGGAATACAGATTCCCCATAGCGGGCATCGTGCACGGTGCGCTGTTCGTCGATGCGGGGAATATCTGGAAACTCAGGGACGATCCTGCTCGTCCGGGAGGAACCTTCGCCTGGAGTTCCTTTCTTGATGAGATCGCTGTCGGAACGGGTGTCGGGATACGGTGTGATCTGTCGTTCTTCATACTGCGCTTCGATCTGGCTTTTCCCCTGAGGGTGCCTTCCCTGGTGAAAAGCGAACGCTGGGTGATACGGAAGATCGACTTTGGCCGTGCATCATGGCGAAAGGAGAATCTCGTGCTCAGCATAGCGGTTGGATATCCATATTAG
- a CDS encoding translocation/assembly module TamB, with translation MWTRRSLKIARWVIVALVGVVILGVVALQLPAVQDAIARRVVASITGKTHSRIEIGAVRIAFTHSVVLEDVYIESLQRDTLLYIRRLAADIDLLGLLSNDITLRHVRIDSLTAHISRTAPDSAFNFDFLLKAFTPEPPADTSGHVPADPGWKIGLGGVTLNGIHATYHSKGDGVDLRLDLGALDASIGIFDLDNMQFQIDALTLEQTALRLTRTHSGERPPTVYGIDPDHLQIDDLSMRAGTIVIGDARWAADIQHTSFRERGGLNLRELSGEFAVDSVHAQLTDVILETPASRAHLDLLLTYDGLSDLVDLSGTVGVRARMFASSFAFPDLHALIPSVPLKHAPGMTLQCTFVLAGTLQDLAVEHLRLSAGDATTLDLSGAIRGLPDLERSSFDIDLREFSTVRQDVHALVPDSLVPASLVVPAVIHMSGGFRGTRSRFSTAATVRSSIGGLEARGEFSAAGNDTSRSPRWQAEVRTEGFNAGALVRDLQALGPVTMTGTAAGTGLDMAGIEATLDMEVSKMEYGGVTLQRLSVHGSAGGQIFSGNAVMDDSSLAFAFEGTANTTGERPVYTFMLDVKGADLQRLRLTTEDVRVAGLMTAAATGSTVDDINGRAGVYDVKVMKGRRRFRIDSLTVTATNADDGSHIRIESPILTGAFDGTVSPGDLPAVVTHHVGRYFALHESSMPTVLRPQAFSFTLSLRDPAMFTDVLFPGLAGLGPGVLTGTYSSEDMLLHLHADVSALSYAGFAMDSLSLEVMSDASQMRSTFRVASVESDVVRMTDLRFHAIAEVDSITMSLQTADGGGTTQMSIAGVCTSVPDGYQFRFRPEGIVLQDTVWQAPPDNAILFAAGRVIAHNVALRGGAQRVSVNTRDTHLPFPPLQIDFTDVDLATFSRVVERDSGLVRGMVDGSIVLHGLGDELAFTSDLAVTRFAFAQHQVGDILLRAANRAADSYEVVLDITGNGNDIGLHGSYRNTEGPNTLDLVVECRKGNLASIEPLAFGSVQRLSGSMEGAVRVTGTLRNPSVAGDLTFSHATVSPSALGSLLLVDDGRITFDARGMHVGSVEITDTLGHKAVLSGSLLTDDYRDFGYDLRLHTEHFLVMNTRATRDALYYGVIVLDGDIVIGGDVARPVIHAQAHAGKGTDLAIVLPASDLALEQRSGIVRFVDVRHPADPIMARRKPGRGPAAARSRERTTLMTLTSNIEVDKEARVRILIDPIAGDSLVIHGEGTFSVSMEPGEAFTVTGRYEILDGSYQLSFGDLIRREFAIEKGSSLTWVGSVTDATLDITAIYTVKASALDLVQDQLTGMSQEERNKFKQEFPIQVFLMMDGGLLEPNIRLRLDLAPTQRGALGGALYAKLRELNAQESELSKQVFALLVLGRFIPSNPLATSTGAVGLTGFARSSLSQILTQQLNRLSAGMVTGVGLGVGVESYEDYSSGTPGGRTQLQLGLTKQLFSERVIVQIGGNVDLEGEWSRRNSLNSFAGDIRVGYKMTEDGRWQLLMFRNNTNGDALEGDLVETGVGIVFTIDYDKLFGITLTPVRAPVAGK, from the coding sequence GTGTGGACGCGCCGATCTCTGAAGATCGCCCGATGGGTGATCGTTGCCCTGGTGGGTGTCGTCATTCTCGGCGTGGTGGCATTGCAACTCCCTGCAGTGCAGGATGCTATCGCCCGACGTGTCGTGGCATCGATCACCGGCAAGACCCATAGCCGCATCGAGATCGGTGCGGTGAGGATCGCGTTCACCCATTCGGTCGTCCTTGAAGACGTCTATATAGAAAGTCTGCAACGGGACACGCTTCTGTATATCCGGAGGTTGGCTGCAGATATCGACCTGTTGGGCCTGCTGTCGAACGATATCACACTGCGGCATGTGCGCATCGACTCGCTCACCGCCCACATCTCCCGTACGGCACCGGACAGCGCTTTCAATTTCGACTTTCTCCTGAAGGCCTTCACCCCGGAACCCCCGGCTGATACCAGCGGGCACGTACCGGCGGATCCTGGCTGGAAGATCGGGTTGGGTGGCGTGACGTTGAACGGGATCCACGCAACATACCACAGCAAAGGAGACGGTGTCGACCTGCGGCTCGATCTCGGCGCACTCGATGCCTCGATCGGCATTTTCGATCTGGACAACATGCAGTTTCAGATCGATGCCCTGACTCTTGAGCAGACCGCTCTGCGCCTCACCCGGACACACTCCGGTGAGCGGCCACCAACGGTCTATGGGATAGACCCCGATCACCTGCAGATCGATGATCTTTCCATGCGTGCCGGCACTATCGTGATCGGCGATGCACGGTGGGCGGCGGATATTCAGCATACATCATTCCGGGAGCGCGGAGGCCTCAACCTCCGTGAACTGTCCGGCGAGTTCGCGGTGGACTCGGTGCACGCTCAGCTCACCGATGTCATTCTGGAGACTCCCGCCAGCCGCGCCCACCTGGATCTTCTCCTTACATACGATGGGTTGTCCGACCTCGTCGATCTCTCCGGGACGGTCGGGGTCAGGGCTCGGATGTTCGCATCTTCTTTCGCATTCCCGGACCTGCATGCGTTGATCCCCTCGGTCCCTCTGAAACACGCCCCGGGCATGACACTGCAATGTACCTTCGTGCTCGCGGGGACGTTGCAAGACCTCGCGGTGGAACACCTCCGCCTGTCGGCGGGCGATGCAACCACACTCGATCTATCCGGAGCGATCCGGGGTTTGCCGGATCTTGAGAGATCATCCTTCGATATCGATCTGCGGGAATTCTCCACTGTCCGGCAGGATGTCCATGCGCTTGTGCCGGACTCGCTGGTACCGGCCAGTCTCGTTGTACCCGCCGTGATCCACATGAGTGGCGGTTTCCGCGGCACGCGATCCCGTTTCTCCACTGCTGCGACTGTCAGAAGCAGTATTGGGGGCCTGGAGGCACGTGGGGAATTCAGTGCAGCAGGGAATGACACCTCACGGAGCCCGCGATGGCAGGCAGAGGTGCGGACAGAGGGATTCAACGCGGGTGCCCTGGTCCGAGACCTGCAGGCGCTCGGTCCCGTGACCATGACGGGGACAGCTGCGGGAACAGGCCTGGATATGGCCGGCATTGAAGCCACCCTGGACATGGAAGTGAGCAAGATGGAATATGGTGGGGTCACGCTGCAGCGCCTTTCCGTACACGGGAGTGCCGGGGGTCAGATCTTCAGCGGTAACGCGGTGATGGACGACTCCAGTCTGGCGTTCGCTTTCGAAGGGACGGCCAATACGACCGGTGAGCGTCCGGTCTATACGTTCATGCTCGATGTGAAGGGCGCCGATCTGCAGCGCCTCCGCCTGACCACGGAGGACGTGCGTGTTGCCGGTCTGATGACCGCCGCTGCCACGGGAAGCACCGTGGACGACATCAATGGCAGGGCTGGCGTGTATGATGTCAAGGTCATGAAGGGCCGAAGGCGCTTCCGCATCGACTCTTTGACCGTGACTGCAACGAATGCCGACGATGGTTCGCATATCCGTATCGAGTCGCCGATCCTCACGGGTGCGTTTGATGGCACCGTATCGCCGGGGGATCTGCCGGCGGTCGTCACGCACCATGTCGGGAGGTATTTCGCCCTTCACGAGTCATCCATGCCAACGGTCCTGCGCCCCCAGGCATTCTCATTCACCCTCTCATTGCGTGATCCGGCGATGTTCACCGACGTGCTTTTTCCAGGACTTGCGGGGTTGGGCCCGGGAGTTCTTACCGGAACGTACAGCAGCGAGGATATGCTTCTGCACCTGCATGCCGACGTGAGCGCACTGTCGTATGCCGGATTCGCAATGGATAGCCTCAGCCTCGAAGTGATGTCCGATGCCAGCCAGATGCGGTCCACGTTCCGGGTCGCTTCGGTGGAAAGCGATGTGGTCCGGATGACGGACCTGCGATTCCATGCCATTGCAGAGGTCGACAGCATCACCATGTCCTTGCAGACCGCGGATGGCGGCGGGACGACACAGATGAGCATTGCGGGAGTCTGCACCAGTGTGCCGGACGGCTATCAATTCCGATTCCGTCCGGAGGGTATCGTACTGCAGGATACGGTATGGCAAGCTCCTCCCGACAATGCCATTCTGTTCGCAGCCGGCCGCGTGATCGCGCATAATGTCGCCCTGCGCGGGGGTGCGCAACGCGTGTCGGTGAACACCCGCGACACGCACCTCCCCTTCCCGCCGTTGCAGATCGACTTCACCGATGTGGACCTCGCGACGTTCTCCCGTGTCGTTGAGCGTGACAGTGGCCTGGTGAGGGGTATGGTGGATGGGAGCATCGTCCTGCACGGTCTCGGGGACGAGCTGGCATTCACATCCGATCTCGCCGTGACACGGTTCGCATTTGCGCAGCACCAGGTGGGTGACATACTCCTCCGCGCAGCCAATCGGGCGGCGGACAGCTACGAGGTGGTCCTGGATATCACCGGGAACGGGAACGATATCGGCTTGCACGGCAGCTACCGGAACACGGAGGGCCCCAATACTCTCGACCTCGTGGTTGAGTGTCGGAAAGGAAACCTCGCATCCATCGAACCGCTTGCGTTCGGATCGGTGCAGCGTTTGTCGGGAAGCATGGAGGGAGCGGTGCGCGTGACGGGTACGCTGCGAAATCCCTCTGTTGCCGGCGACCTGACATTCAGTCATGCCACGGTGTCCCCGTCGGCCCTTGGTTCCTTATTGCTCGTGGACGACGGCCGAATCACCTTCGATGCGCGGGGTATGCATGTCGGTTCCGTCGAGATCACCGACACCCTTGGCCACAAAGCGGTACTGAGCGGGAGTCTGCTGACCGATGACTACCGTGACTTCGGTTACGATCTGCGCCTTCACACAGAACACTTCCTGGTAATGAACACCCGGGCCACCCGGGATGCACTATACTACGGGGTGATCGTACTCGATGGTGACATCGTCATCGGCGGAGATGTTGCGAGGCCTGTGATCCATGCGCAAGCGCATGCCGGGAAAGGAACGGACCTCGCGATCGTGCTCCCCGCTTCGGACCTCGCGCTGGAGCAGCGTTCCGGGATCGTACGATTCGTCGATGTCCGGCATCCGGCAGACCCCATCATGGCGCGGAGGAAACCGGGGAGAGGGCCGGCTGCAGCCCGGTCGCGAGAGCGGACCACGCTCATGACGCTCACGTCGAACATTGAGGTCGACAAGGAAGCCAGAGTGCGGATATTGATCGATCCGATCGCCGGTGACTCCCTTGTGATCCATGGAGAGGGGACCTTCAGCGTCAGCATGGAACCGGGAGAGGCTTTTACCGTCACCGGGCGCTATGAGATCCTCGATGGATCGTATCAACTTTCCTTCGGGGACTTGATCAGGCGTGAGTTCGCGATCGAAAAGGGGAGCAGTCTCACATGGGTCGGTTCGGTGACCGATGCGACCCTTGATATCACTGCGATCTACACGGTGAAAGCGTCGGCCCTGGACCTCGTGCAGGACCAGCTTACGGGTATGAGTCAGGAAGAGCGCAACAAGTTCAAACAGGAATTTCCCATCCAGGTCTTTCTCATGATGGATGGCGGGCTGCTGGAACCGAACATTCGCCTCCGCCTCGATCTTGCGCCCACCCAGCGGGGAGCTCTTGGCGGGGCGCTGTACGCAAAATTGAGGGAACTGAACGCTCAGGAATCTGAACTCAGCAAACAGGTTTTTGCGCTCCTCGTCCTTGGCCGGTTCATTCCTTCCAATCCTCTGGCCACCAGCACGGGTGCCGTCGGACTCACCGGGTTTGCGCGGTCCAGCCTGAGTCAGATACTTACCCAGCAGCTCAACCGTCTCTCCGCGGGCATGGTCACAGGGGTCGGCCTCGGGGTCGGTGTGGAATCCTACGAGGACTATTCATCGGGCACGCCGGGAGGGCGGACGCAGCTGCAGCTCGGGCTGACGAAACAGCTCTTCAGCGAACGCGTGATCGTGCAGATCGGCGGCAATGTGGATCTCGAAGGCGAGTGGAGCCGGCGCAATTCATTGAACAGTTTTGCCGGTGATATCAGGGTGGGGTACAAGATGACCGAGGATGGGCGGTGGCAGCTTCTGATGTTCCGAAACAATACGAATGGCGATGCTCTTGAAGGGGATCTCGTGGAAACCGGCGTCGGGATCGTATTCACGATCGACTACGACAAGCTGTTTGGTATCACATTGACCCCCGTTCGCGCACCTGTGGCAGGAAAATAG
- a CDS encoding ATP-binding cassette domain-containing protein produces the protein MRAASSEVGPTPEPSPQTQTGKPQNVIEIQHVKKAFGTHEVLKDISLAVAKGETLAVLGRSGVGKSVLIKCIVALLEPDSGTIMLFGKDTTTVDKKELAAMRHRIGFLFQAGALYDSMSVRDNLAFPLRSLEVKPTAEEQAELIKTALDDVGLGEAIEKMPSELSGGMRKRVGLARTLIQKPEIMLYDEPTTGLDPITAREISRLLLEVQERYKTSSIIITHDIECANIAADRIVLLNDGYCVAGGTYDELERSEDEWVRSFFAWHADRSVTGGAVQTKGKQ, from the coding sequence ATGAGAGCAGCGTCATCAGAGGTCGGTCCAACTCCGGAACCGTCGCCGCAGACACAGACCGGAAAGCCACAGAACGTGATCGAGATCCAGCATGTGAAGAAAGCCTTCGGCACGCACGAAGTGCTGAAGGATATTTCTCTTGCGGTAGCGAAGGGGGAGACGCTTGCGGTCCTTGGCAGATCGGGGGTGGGGAAGTCCGTGCTGATCAAGTGTATTGTGGCTCTTCTGGAGCCTGACAGCGGGACGATCATGCTTTTTGGGAAGGATACCACGACGGTAGACAAGAAAGAACTGGCCGCAATGAGGCATCGCATTGGCTTCCTGTTCCAGGCCGGCGCCCTCTACGACTCGATGAGTGTCAGGGACAACCTCGCGTTCCCGTTGAGGAGTCTGGAGGTCAAGCCCACTGCGGAAGAGCAGGCGGAGTTGATCAAGACCGCGTTGGACGACGTCGGCCTGGGCGAAGCGATCGAGAAGATGCCATCGGAACTTTCCGGCGGCATGCGAAAGCGTGTCGGGTTGGCGCGGACGCTCATCCAGAAACCGGAGATCATGCTGTACGATGAACCGACCACGGGCCTCGATCCCATCACCGCGCGTGAGATCAGCAGGCTCCTCCTTGAGGTTCAGGAACGGTACAAGACCTCTTCCATCATCATCACGCATGACATCGAGTGTGCCAACATCGCCGCCGACAGGATCGTCCTGTTGAACGATGGGTACTGTGTCGCAGGTGGTACCTACGATGAGCTGGAGCGATCGGAAGACGAATGGGTGCGTTCATTCTTTGCGTGGCATGCCGATCGGTCCGTTACGGGTGGTGCAGTGCAGACGAAAGGGAAGCAGTAA
- a CDS encoding AI-2E family transporter gives MTEHTPAWYTRLTTILLGLSLAVLILYVGRDVMIPLAYAALVSVLLSPLVSFLERHRVPQLLAITIAVSLACIGVVALVVVIGMQISQFGEDLPRLKEAGNLYLARLQAFVTEYLGVTYAEQLRWLEQGLEQAQRNLGGVLGRTFFAFVDLTSLIILVPLYAFVMLLYADLLAAFVLRLASGWQAGIVKATLLEARKVVNRYMIGLMMETAIVAVLNSGALLLLGIEYAVLFGVLAAILNLIPYVGILIGGLLPMIMAIITKDSLWYPLGVVGAFSLVQFIDNNVIVPYVVASRVSINALVSILAVIIGGMLWGLSGMFLALPAVAILKVACDRIEPLAPWGLLLGDTIPGRTTDGSKQRLRKT, from the coding sequence ATGACCGAGCACACACCAGCGTGGTATACCAGACTTACGACCATCCTCCTCGGATTGTCGCTTGCGGTCCTCATCCTGTACGTGGGCCGCGACGTGATGATCCCTCTGGCCTATGCGGCGCTCGTGTCGGTGCTGCTCTCTCCCCTTGTCTCGTTTCTGGAGAGACACAGGGTTCCACAATTACTCGCCATCACCATCGCCGTGAGCCTTGCCTGCATCGGGGTTGTGGCACTCGTCGTGGTCATCGGGATGCAGATCTCTCAGTTTGGAGAGGACCTCCCCCGATTGAAGGAGGCGGGGAATCTCTATCTCGCCAGGCTCCAGGCCTTCGTCACGGAATACCTGGGTGTCACGTATGCAGAACAATTGCGCTGGCTTGAACAGGGTCTGGAGCAAGCGCAAAGGAATCTCGGCGGGGTGCTGGGCCGCACATTCTTCGCGTTCGTGGACCTGACGTCCCTGATCATTCTCGTGCCCCTGTATGCGTTCGTCATGCTGCTCTACGCGGATCTTCTGGCCGCTTTTGTCCTTCGACTCGCGTCCGGTTGGCAGGCCGGCATTGTCAAGGCGACGCTCCTCGAAGCGCGGAAGGTGGTGAACCGGTACATGATCGGCCTGATGATGGAAACAGCGATCGTGGCAGTGCTCAATAGTGGGGCACTCCTACTGCTCGGGATCGAGTATGCAGTGCTGTTCGGCGTCCTGGCAGCGATCCTGAATCTCATTCCGTATGTCGGCATTCTGATCGGGGGGCTTCTCCCGATGATCATGGCCATCATAACGAAAGACTCCCTGTGGTACCCCCTCGGCGTGGTGGGCGCCTTCAGCCTTGTCCAGTTCATCGACAATAATGTGATCGTACCGTATGTGGTCGCTTCTCGCGTCAGCATCAATGCTCTCGTATCGATCCTCGCAGTGATCATCGGTGGCATGCTGTGGGGATTGTCCGGAATGTTCCTTGCCCTTCCCGCCGTGGCGATCCTTAAAGTGGCCTGCGACAGGATCGAACCTCTGGCGCCCTGGGGGCTCCTGCTGGGGGATACGATACCCGGCAGGACAACAGATGGATCGAAACAGAGGCTGCGGAAGACATGA
- a CDS encoding YtxH domain-containing protein gives MSAGKIIAGAIVAIAAGAALGVLFAPDSGSNTRRKISARGNRYLGTIKDTANGYVSSIEDTYESARGTAVEIADRVKGAVDVLGGDGTVKHGRRA, from the coding sequence ATGAGTGCGGGTAAGATCATCGCAGGTGCAATAGTCGCTATCGCTGCAGGCGCGGCGCTCGGAGTGCTGTTCGCCCCGGATTCAGGTTCCAATACAAGGAGGAAGATCTCCGCGCGGGGGAACCGCTATCTCGGGACCATCAAGGACACGGCCAACGGGTACGTCTCTTCCATCGAAGATACATACGAAAGTGCCAGAGGTACCGCAGTTGAGATCGCCGACAGGGTGAAGGGTGCCGTGGACGTCCTGGGCGGTGACGGGACTGTGAAGCATGGGCGACGGGCGTGA